In Lentibacillus sp. JNUCC-1, the genomic window TACAATCTTACAAGCGAGAGGTGAGTTAAATGGAAAGAAAAATAACTAAGATTGGCAATAGCTATGGGATCACTTTGCCGAAGCAATTGCTCAAGGAAGCCAATATGAATTATGGGGATCAATTACAAATGAAAGTGAAAGATGGTGACATCGTTCTTTCAAAGAAAAAAGAGGTCAAACTTCCAGAAGGGTTAAGTGAGGACTTTTTTGAGGTGCTGGAGCGGAATACACAGAAGCACAAATCGACAATAGAGGATCTCGTTGACAGATGACGAGATATTTGACGTATACAGAAATTGCAGCTATCAACCAATACACCATCCAGAAATTCAGCCCGTCCGAACAAATCGGAATTCATTCACCGGGTTTGCTGGATTCTGCTGTACACCGACCTCAACAATCCGCTTTCGGTAAAGATGCGTATAACACCATCTTTGAAAAAGCAGCCGCGTTGTTTGAATCAGTCGCACAAAATCACGCTTTTCACAATGGTAACAAGCGGACTGCCTTTCTATCCCTCACACAATTTCTCTTCTATAATGGCTATGATTTTGCAATGGAAACGCCAAAGAAACAAGCTGATTTTACTGTGGATGTTGTCAATAAACACTACACGACTACACAATTGGTGACTACAATTGAGGCGTATAGCTCACCCTTATGAAGTTCTCATTACACCCATGAGCATATAAGTAACCGTTTTCATGAGAGAATGCTACACTAAAGGTGGTAAATATTTACCTTAGAGAGCTTTTTAAAAGCAGAGAGGGGAAATTTATATTGGGTAAGTTAGACGGCAAAGTCGCATTGGTGACAGGTGCAGGAACAGGACTTGGACGTGCGATAGCCATTACCTTTGCGAAAGAAGGCGCAACAGTCGTCTTAAATGGAAGACGCGAAGACAAATTGCGTGAGGTTGAAAAGGAAATTGGTGACCACGCGATTGTGATTCCTGCCGATATGGCCGATGAAGCTGGTGTTAAAGGCTTGGTGGAAAAGCTTCAGACACAAACAAACGGTAAGTTGGATATTCTGGTCAATAATGCCGGTGGCGTTAATGCGATGGGCAAGGTTGACGAGATGACACTTGAGCAGTGGAAAAAGATGCTTGATCTGAATCTGTTCACCCAAGTTCTGGCAACTCGAGAGCTTCTGCCTATCTTGCGTGAAAGCAAGAGCGGTAAATTGATCTCTGTCACTTCAGGTATGGTTAACTTCTTCATGGAAGGTATGGGTGCTTATTCGG contains:
- a CDS encoding type II toxin-antitoxin system death-on-curing family toxin codes for the protein MTRYLTYTEIAAINQYTIQKFSPSEQIGIHSPGLLDSAVHRPQQSAFGKDAYNTIFEKAAALFESVAQNHAFHNGNKRTAFLSLTQFLFYNGYDFAMETPKKQADFTVDVVNKHYTTTQLVTTIEAYSSPL
- a CDS encoding AbrB/MazE/SpoVT family DNA-binding domain-containing protein, whose protein sequence is MERKITKIGNSYGITLPKQLLKEANMNYGDQLQMKVKDGDIVLSKKKEVKLPEGLSEDFFEVLERNTQKHKSTIEDLVDR
- a CDS encoding SDR family NAD(P)-dependent oxidoreductase — protein: MGKLDGKVALVTGAGTGLGRAIAITFAKEGATVVLNGRREDKLREVEKEIGDHAIVIPADMADEAGVKGLVEKLQTQTNGKLDILVNNAGGVNAMGKVDEMTLEQWKKMLDLNLFTQVLATRELLPILRESKSGKLISVTSGMVNFFMEGMGAYSATKAAAEKMMKTVAEEEKDTGVQVNMFDPLNAISEGNPQGQYDPMDIVGVLVDLAAAPGVEKHGEIIKPEV